The Medicago truncatula cultivar Jemalong A17 chromosome 4, MtrunA17r5.0-ANR, whole genome shotgun sequence genome includes a region encoding these proteins:
- the LOC11412694 gene encoding late embryogenesis abundant protein Lea5, producing the protein MACSLSQANRLVAQSLPLFHLHRRGFAAASDVSARVGLGSIAHGHGKLGSLEEKHMSKDGQEACSAWAPDPESGYYRPINYTPKIDPVELRQMLLKRNTRSSQ; encoded by the exons ATGGCCTGCTCTCTCTCACAAGCTAACCGTCTTGTTGCTCAATCTCTTCCCCTGTTTCATCTTCATCG GCGAGGTTTTGCAGCCGCCTCTGATGTTTCAGCTAGAGTTGGATTAGGTAGTATAGCCCATGGCCACGGAAAGCTGGGAAGCCTTGAAGAGAAGCACATGTCTAAAGATGGCCAAGAGGCCTGTTCGGCTTGGGCACCAGACCCAGAATCCGGATACTACCGTCCCATCAATTACACTCCTAAAATTGACCCGGTGGAGCTCCGACAAATGCTACTCAAACGCAATACCAGATCATCCCAATAG
- the LOC11413173 gene encoding UDP-glucuronic acid decarboxylase 2, whose product MSSELIHRNQTRDQTTDSSSHRDNPLPRTRTNIINMLLNRVPFLLIGIAISTFFFHYLPSRSTLPQHHDSSSFVGTELTLPTRRVLLEEHGRDERKRRVPLAVGLKSKRQKRVLVTGGAGFVGSHLVDRLIERGDNVIVIDNYFTGRKENVVHHIGNPNFELIRHDVVEPILLEVDQIYHLACPASPVHYKFNPVKTIKTNVVGTLNMLGLAKRVGARFLLTSTSEVYGDPLQHPQAETYWGNVNPIGVRSCYDEGKRVAETLAMDYHRGAGIEVRIARIFNTYGPRMCIDDGRVVSNFVAQALRKDPLTVYGDGKQTRSFQFVSDLVEGLMRLMEGEHVGPFNLGNPGEFTMLELAQVVQETIDPNAKIEFRANTEDDPHKRKPDISKAKELLGWQPSVSLREGLPLMVADFKQRLFGDGDKGAAAA is encoded by the exons atgagttCTGAACTAATTCACAGAAACCAAACAAGAGATCAAACCACAGATTCATCATCCCATCGTGATAATCCTCTTCCAAGAACGAGaacaaacatcatcaacatgCTTCTAAATCGAGTCCCTTTCCTTCTCATTGGAATAGCAATTTCCACTTTCTTCTTCCACTATCTCCCTTCTCGATCCACTCTTCCACAACATCATGACTCTTCTTCGTTCGTTGGAACGGAGTTAACTCTTCCGACTAGGCGAGTTCTTTTAGAGGAACACGGTAGAGATGAAAGAAAACGAAGAGTTCCATTGGCCGTTGGATTGAAAAGCAAGAGACAGAAGAGAGTACTGGTTACCGGTGGAGCTGGTTTCGTTGGAAGTCATCTTGTGGATCGTTTGATTGAAAGAGGTGATAATGTGATCGTGATTGATAATTATTTTACTGGAAGGAAAGAGAATGTTGTTCATCATATTGGTAATCCCAATTTTGAACTTATTAGACATGATGTTGTTGAACCTATTCTTCTTGAAGTTGATCAGATCTATCACTTGGCTTGCCCTGCTTCCCCTGTTCATTACAAGTTTAATCCTGTCAAGACCATC AAGACGAATGTGGTGGGGACACTAAACATGTTGGGATTGGCAAAGAGAGTGGGTGCACGATTTTTGCTGACTAGTACAAGTGAGGTGTACGGTGATCCACTTCAACACCCTCAAGCTGAGACTTACTGGGGCAATGTTAATCCTATTG GTGTAAGAAGTTGTTATGATGAGGGAAAACGTGTTGCTGAGACTTTGGCTATGGATTACCACAGAGGAGCTGGCATTGAG GTGAGGATTGCCAGAATCTTTAACACATACGGACCAAGAATGTGCATTGATGATGGGCGTGTGGTCAGTAACTTCGTTGCTCAG GCACTGAGGAAGGATCCATTGACTGTTTATGGCGATGGGAAACAGACAAGAAGCTTTCAATTTGTTTCAGAtttg GTAGAGGGCTTGATGCGGCTGATGGAAGGTGAACATGTTGGACCTTTCAATCTTGGCAATCCTGGTGAATTCACCATGCTTGAACTTGCTCAG GTGGTACAAGAGACTATAGACCCCAACGCAAAGATAGAATTCAGAGCAAACACAGAGGATGATCCACATAAGAGAAAGCCAGACATCTCCAAAGCAAAAGAGCTTCTTGGCTGGCAACCATCTGTGTCCCTCCGTGAGGGACTTCCTCTAATGGTCGCTGATTTCAAGCAAAGATTATTTGGTGATGGGGACAAAGGTGCAGCTGCAGCATAG
- the LOC11416199 gene encoding uncharacterized protein DDB_G0271670 — protein MIHILHMEPMKGGGGGGGRVNIGVEDDSIDGMQCIDHPYRNNPGGICAFCLQEKLGKLVSSSFPLPIHAVSSSSSSPSFRSDIAPSSSSTSTTRHCPSSSSSINTVSATTAVTSSSSLSLSVCPTKNENHGKHYHHEYYSRKTRIPFLLAKKKKKKTSVSASATSSNIILKRSKSTATPRRGSNSMVDADDEYFSPRKRNGFWSFLYHSSKSSTSSKSFSNTTASAKLKEKCCSGSSLGRKNDIVIVEEEEEDNSPNSNNTGSFERKVSRSRSVGCGSRSFSGDFFERISTGFGDCTLRRVESQREGKSKGVVASSNGIASVNRAQDHHHHHHHCMKERVLRRCGGIFSGFMMTSSSSSNSSTSSYWVSSNSADDAVNGGGKQGSVTVSQNRGGKSWGWAFASPMRAFSSKGSSKENHQNNRRDIIRDANDNNKNATPNLSAMPSLLSARG, from the coding sequence ATGATTCACATCCTCCACATGGAACCTATGaaaggaggaggtggtggtggtggaagagTTAACATTGGTGTTGAAGATGATTCCATTGATGGCATGCAATGCATTGATCATCCATATAGAAACAACCCTGGTGGGATCTGTGCTTTTTGTCTTCAAGAAAAACTTGGTAAActcgtttcttcttctttccctCTTCCTATTCATGctgtttcatcttcttcttcttcaccttctTTCAGATCCGATATtgctccttcttcatcttccaCTTCCACTACTCGTCATtgtccttcttcttcttcttccatcaaCACTGTATCAGCAACAACTGCTgtaacttcatcttcttctctctcactctctgTTTGTCCtactaaaaatgaaaatcatgGTAAACATTACCACCATGAATACTATTCTAGAAAAACTCGTATTCCTTTTCTCTTAgctaagaaaaagaagaagaaaacctCTGTTTCTGCATCTGCTACGTCGTCTAATATCATTTTGAAACGTAGCAAATCAACTGCAACACCAAGAAGAGGTAGTAACTCTATGGTTGATGCAGATGATGAATATTTTAGTCCAAGAAAAAGAAATGGGTTTTGGTCTTTTCTCTatcattcttcaaaatcttcaacTTCTTCCAAGAGCTTTAGTAATACTACTGCTTCAGCTAAGCTTAAGGAAAAGTGTTGTTCAGGTTCTTCTTTAGGAAGAAAGAACGACATTGTtattgttgaagaagaagaagaagataacaGTCCTAATAGCAACAACACAGGTTCTTTTGAACGTAAAGTTTCAAGATCTAGATCTGTTGGATGTGGTAGCAGAAGCTTCTCTGGTGATTTCTTTGAAAGAATTTCAACTGGGTTTGGAGATTGTACTCTCAGAAGAGTTGAATCTCAACGTGAAGGTAAATCAAAGGGAGTAGTTGCTAGTTCTAATGGTATTGCTTCTGTGAACCGTGCTCAagaccaccaccaccatcaccatcatTGCATGAAAGAGAGAGTACTTAGAAGGTGTGGAGGAATATTCAGTGGTTTCATGAtgacatcatcttcatcttcaaattcATCTACTTCATCTTATTGGGTTTCTTCTAATTCTGCTGATGATGCTGTAAATGGAGGAGGAAAACAAGGTTCTGTTACAGTTTCTCAAAACCGTGGTGGAAAGAGTTGGGGTTGGGCTTTCGCTAGTCCTATGAGAGCTTTTAGTAGCAAAGGATCTTCTAAAGAGAATCATCAGAATAATAGAAGAGATATTATTAGAGATGctaatgataataataagaatGCTACACCAAATTTATCTGCTATGCCATCTTTGCTTTCTGCTAGAGGATGA
- the LOC11411690 gene encoding ATP-dependent RNA helicase DEAH13 — protein MLSRVIRTRQKIYDEQQKMVLSGESISLDKMVFPLKLVLMSATLRVQDFTSGRLFHSPPPVIEVPTRKFPVTVYFAKKTEITDYVGAAYKKILAIHKKLPSGGILVFVTGQREVEDLCRKLRKASKEFIMKKVKGSVENDSNVVNETSSVEGININEINEAFEMPGSSSMQQTDRFSGYDEDDNNFDENESDSYDSETESELEFNDDDKNNHEGSKNNNNIVDVLGNEGSLASLKAAFENLSGQATLSSSNVNTEDSLDQSKVGREKIARENHDSSPGALFVLPLYAMLPAAAQLRVFDGVKEGERLVVVATNVAETSLTIPGIKYVVDTGREKVKNYDSSNGMETYEVKWISKASAAQRAGRAGRTAAGHCYRLYSSAAFSNEFPEFSPAEVEKVPVHGVVLLLKSMQIKKVANFPFPTSLKAASLLEAENCLRALEALDSKDELTLLGKAMALYPLSPRHSRMILTVIKNTRYKHIRNSSLLLAYAVAAAAALSLPNPFVMQYEGNDSNKDSETSEKSRMGDNENNIDKTEKTKRKKLKQTSKVAREKFRIVSSDALAIAYALQCFEHSQNSVQFCEDNALHFKTMDEMSKLRQQLLRLVFFQNDKGGLEQEYSWTHVTLEDVEHVWRVSSAHYPLPLVEERLICRAICAGWADRVAKRIPISKAVDGETISRAGRYQSCMVDESIFIHRWSSVSTVHPEFLVYNELLETKRPNKEGETSAKRAYMHGVTNVDPTWLVENAKSSCIFSPPLTDPRPFYDAQADQVKCWVIPTFGRFCWELPKHSIPISNVEHRVQVFAYALLEGQVCTCLKSVRKYMSAPPETILRREALGQKRVGNLISKLNSRLIDSSAMLRIVWKQNPRELFSEILDWFQQGFRKHFEELWLQMLGEVLQETQEQPLHKSLKRKSKVKSKLRR, from the exons ATGCTGTCGCGTGTGATCAGAACTCGCCAAAAG ATTTATGATGAACAACAGAAGATGGTCCTTTCAGGAGAAAGTATAAGTCTTGATAAAATGGTTTTTCCATTAAAACTTGTGCTGATGAGTGCCACATTGCGAGTGCAAGACTTCACATCTGGAAGGTTATTCCACAGTCCTCCACCTGTGATAGAAGTTCCAACGAGGAAATTTCCAGTTACAGTGTATTTTGCAAAGAAAACCGAGATAACAGATTATGTTGGTGCTGCATATAAGAAGATCTTGGCAATTCACAAGAAGTTGCCATCTGGGGGCATACTTGTCTTTGTCACTGGACAAAGGGAAGTAGAGGACTTGTGCAGGAAGCTACGCAAAGCTTCAAAGGAGTTTATCATGAAAAAAGTTAAAGGATCTGTGGAAAATGATAGCAATGTGGTGAATGAAACAAGTTCTGTTGAGGGAATAAATATTAATGAGATTAATGAAGCATTTGAGATGCCTGGAAGTTCATCCATGCAACAAACTGATAGGTTCAGTGGTTATGATGAAGATGACAATAATTTTGATGAGAATGAATCTGATTCTTATGATTCAGAAACAGAGAGTGAATTGgaattcaatgatgatgataaaaataatcaCGAAGGttcaaaaaacaataacaatattgTGGATGTATTAGGAAATGAAGGAAGTCTTGCTTCATTGAAGGCTGCTTTTGAAAACTTGTCTGGGCAAGCAACATTAAGTTCCTCAAATGTGAATACAGAAGACAGTTTAGACCAATCAAAAGTTGGCAGGGAGAAAATAGCTAGAGAAAATCATGATTCCTCTCCAGGTGCACTCTTTGTTCTACCCCTTTATGCTATGCTGCCTGCTGCAGCTCAACTTCGTGTATTTGATGGAGTCAAGGAGGGAGAAAgacttgttgttgttgctacaaATGTTGCAGAAACATCTTTAACAATTCCAGGGATTAAGTATGTGGTTGATACTGGAAGGGAAAAGGTGAAGAATTATGATTCCTCTAATGGCATGGAGACATATGAAGTGAAATGGATAAGTAAGGCATCTGCTGCTCAACGTGCAGGCAGAGCTGGAAGAACTGCTGCGGGACACTGTTATCGTCTCTATTCTTCTGCAGCTTTTAGTAATGAGTTTCCTGAGTTCTCTCCTGCTGAAGTTGAAAAAGTACCTGTTCATGGTGTTGTCCTTCTCTTGAAATCCATGCAAATTAAGAAG gttGCAAACTTCCCGTTTCCTACTTCTCTTAAGGCTGCTTCCCTGCTTGAAGCTGAGAATTGCTTGAGAGCTCTTGAAGCACTTGATAGCAAGGATGAGCTCACACTTTTGGGAAAAGCCATGGCACTTTATCCTTTGAGTCCTCGTCATTCTAGAATGATCCTTActgttataaaaaatacaaggTACAAGCATATTCGTAACTCAAGTCTGCTTTTGGCATATGCTGTTGCAGCTGCTGCTGCTTTGAGTTTGCCAAATCCTTTTGTAATGCAATATGAAGGaaatgatagcaacaaagattCAGAAACGTCCGAGAAATCTAGAATGGGAGACAATGAGAACAATATTGATAAAACAGAAAAGACGAAGAGAAAGAAACTAAAACAGACCTCTAAAGTTGCTCGTGAAAAGTTTCGAATTGTCAGTAGTGATGCGCTAGCCATAGCATATGCCTTGCAATGTTTTGAACATTCACAGAATTCAGTACAATTTTGTGAAGACAATGCATTGCATTTCAAAACCATGGATGAAATGTCCAAACTTAGACAGCAACTACTAAGACTGGTCTTTTTTCAGAATGATAAAGGTGGTTTAGAACAAGAGTACTCATGGACTCATGTAACTCTAGAGGATGTGGAACATGTTTGGCGAGTTTCTTCTGCGCACTATCCTCTCCCTCTGGTTGAGGAAAGGCTCATTTGTCGAGCAATATGTGCTGGCTGGGCAGATAGGGTGGCCAAACGTATTCCAATTTCTAAGGCCGTTGATGGAGAGACAATTTCCCGTGCCGGTAGGTATCAGTCATGCATGGTTGATGAAAGTATTTTCATTCATCGTTGGTCATCAGTTTCTACTGTACACCCCGAGTTTCTGGTTTACAATGAACTATTAGAGACAAAAAGACCAAACAAGGAAGGGGAGACGAGTGCAAAGAGAGCATACATGCATGGAGTAACGAATGTGGACCCAACATGGCTAGTTGAGAATGCAAAGTCTTCATGCATCTTCTCTCCGCCCCTGACAGATCCCAGACCATTTTATGATGCACAGGCCGACCAAGTAAAATGTTGGGTCATCCCAACTTTTGGGCGCTTCTGTTGGGAGCTTCCTAAGCATTCAATACCCATTAGTAATGTCGAGCATCGAGTGCAGGTGTTTGCATATGCTTTACTTGAAGGTCAGGTGTGTACATGTTTGAAATCAGTTCGAAAATACATGTCAGCCCCTCCTGAAACTATTTTGAGGAGAGAAGCTCTTGGTCAAAAAAGGGTAGGAAATCTTATAAGCAAGTTAAATAGCAGGTTGATTGATAGCTCTGCCATGTTGAGAATAGTGTGGAAGCAGAATCCAAGAGAGTTATTTTCAGAAATTTTGGATTGGTTTCAACAGGGTTTTCGCAAGCACTTTGAAGAGCTATGGTTACAAATGCTTGGCGAGGTGCTACAGGAGACCCAAGAACAACCTCTgcataaaagtttaaaaagaaaGTCAAAAGTAAAATCTAAATTGCGGCGATGA
- the LOC11422873 gene encoding uncharacterized protein, whose translation MYPDRQQGGGGAPHGILLAVVVAIVVIVPFLLGDQGEAITEAISELLSPLGLLLLPIILLLTIQFLSSERGSFVSAIFSTGEPDTIHRVSGSPFGVALFLVLILVLLYNRFSIFGGDDSDD comes from the coding sequence atgtatccaGATAGACAACAAGGTGGTGGAGGAGCACCACACGGTATTCTTCTAGCAGTGGTGGTAGCTATAGTGGTCATAGTTCCTTTTCTTCTCGGAGATCAAGGAGAAGCCATCACAGAAGCTATATCGGAGCTACTGAGTCCACTCGGTCTTCTTCTTCTACCAATCATCCTTCTTCTCACGATTCAGTTTCTCTCCTCTGAACGTGGATCTTTCGTCTCCGCCATTTTCTCCACCGGTGAACCTGATACTATTCATCGTGTTAGTGGATCACCGTTCGGTGTTGCTCTATTCCTTGTTCTCATTCTTGTGCTTTTGTATAACCGTTTTTCGATCTTCGgtggtgatgattcagatgactGA